In Parcubacteria group bacterium, the genomic window CCTATCCTTGTCCCGGAAAATGCCTGTATTGCCCGACAGAAAAAGATATGCCAAAAAGTTATCTTTCTAATGAGCCGGCGGTAATGCGCGCGATCAAAGTCGGCTTTGATCCCTACCGGCAAGTGCAAACCAGAATAAAATCTCTGGAACTTAATGGACATAATACCGACAAAATAGAATTGATTGTGATGGGAGGAACATTCTCCAGTCTGCCAATCAACTATCAGAAAAAATTTATTTGCGAATGTTTTCGAGCGTGCAATGAATACCCTGGAAGAATTATGAATCATGAATCACGAATTAAGAATTTGGATAAATTATTATTAAAAGAACAGAAGAAAAATGAGAAAGCGAAGCATCGGATTGTTGGATTGACCCTGGAAACCAGGCCCGACTATATTAATGAAAAGGAAATAGTAAATTTCCGAAATTTGGGATGCACTCGAGTAGAACTTGGGGTGCAGAGTATTTTTGACGATGTTCTTCTAAAAAATAAGCGCGGACATTCGGCAAAAGCCACTGTAGAGGCCTCTAAATTGCTGAAAGATGCCGGATTTAAGATAAACTATCACATTATGCCCGGACTTTACGGATCGAATCTTAAAAAAGATTATTTGATGTTTGAAGAATTATTCAGTAATCCTGACTTTCAACCGGATATGCTGAAAATTTATCCGACAGTCGTCACCGGAAACAGCGCTTTGTACAAAATATGGAAAAAAAGAGGATATAAACCGCTTACTGACAAAAAATTCCAAGAATTTATTTTAAAAGTAAAGAAAGAGATTATTCCTCCTTACGTTCGCATAGCTAGATTAGTTCGCGATATTCCGGGAACTTCGATTGTCGCCGGACCGACAATTTCGAACATTCGCCAGCTTATTGAAAAAGAATCTGTTTGCCAGTGCATACGCTGCCGGGAAGTACGGGCTAGCTATGAAATAAAAGAAAAAATACTATTAGACAGGATCGATTACGATGCCTCAGATGGCAAAGAAATATTTTTGCAATATATTTCTCCTCAGAGCAAAAAACTTTTTGCCCTCCTTCGGCTTCGGATTACAAGCACAGGTTTCGCCATTATCCGCGAAGTGCATACCTACGGAAAACTGGCTAAAATCAACAAAAGGGATAAATTCTCTCCCCAACACATCGGTCTTGGAAAAAAATTAATCCTTGAAGCGGAAAAAATCGCCAAAAAAGAATTCAGTTTGAATAAAATCGCGGTAATTTCCGGAGTGGGAGTAAGAAATTATTACCGAAAACTTGGATATGCGTTGAAAGATACTTATATGATTAAAAAATTATAAGCTTTGACAACCAAGCCCAATCTTGATAATTTTAAGACAACGAGGAGGACAGTAATCTTAACAATAGAAAATACTATTCCAAAAAAGGAGTGTGAGAGATGGATAAACTGACTATACTGAGTGGCAACGGAAACAGTGATTTGACACAAAGAATTTGCGCTTACCTTGGCGTAAAGATGTGCGATGCGAAAATCGGCAGATTTAAAGATGGTGAAGTTGAGGTAGACATCAGGGAATCGGTTAGAGGACAGGATGTATTTCTTATCCAACCGACCTGTCCTCCAGTCAACGAAAACCTAGTGGAACTACTCGTCTTGCTGGACGCTCTCAAGCGAGCTTCAGCAAGAAGGATCAATCTCGTCATGCCGTACTACGGTTATGCAAGACAGGATAGGAAAGTTGTGCCTCGGGCTCCCATCTCAGCCAAACTTGTTGCTGATATGATCCAAGTGGCAGGTGGAAACAAGCTAGAAAGATTGGTCGCTTCGGAATTGCACGCAGGACAAATCCAGGGTTTTTTTAACATACCCGTCGATCACCTCTACACAAAAGATGTCTTTTTGGATCACTTCAGCCAGTTTGATGGGAAGAGACTAGTCGTAATTTCCCCTGATGCAGGAGGCATCGACAGAGCCAGAGCATATGCCCAAAGACTCCACAATGCAGACATCGCCATCGTGGATAAGAGAAGAGAAGAGGCAAATGAGTCAAAAATCATGCATATCGTAGGCGACGTTAAGGACAAAATTGCTATCATCATTGACGATATGATCGATACTGCAGGAACAACCGTACAGGTAGCCGAAGCGGCAGAAAAATACGGAGCATTGGAAATCTATGCCGCTTGCACTCACGCGCTACTCTCAGACAATGCAGTAGAGAGGATTAACAATTCGCCCATTAAAGAGTTAATCGTCGCTAATACGATTCCTCTGGGCGAAAAAGAAAATGCGCTGCAAAGGCTTCGTGTGCTCGATACTTCCCACATTTTCGGAGACGCAATTGAAAAGATCCACGTCGAAAAATCTGTTAGTGCTCTTTTCTAATGATCGCTATTCTGAGGCAGGGAGCCCACGCGCACCCTGCCTCTCTTCATATACTTTTGACATTTTTTCCAGGCGAGATAGTATTAATAGATAAGTAAATTTTTAAAAAATATATGCAAAAAATAATCATCGCCTCAGGTCCGGTAATCGTGGAGAATAATAAAGTTTTACTGGATCAGCATGGGGATACGAACTTTTGGAAATTTTGCGGAGGAAGGGTTGAAAATGATTGGGGACTAATCGAAACAGCGCATAAAAGACCCAAAGAAGAGTTGGGAATTGATATTGAGATTTTAGACGAAAATCCTTTTATTTCATACGCCGTTAAGGAAAATCCGGAAGGAAAAATGGACGTAATTTTGGTTCACTTCCTCGCCAAGAGAATTGGAGAAATAAAACCCGGAAAAGACATACGAGAATGGAATTGGTTTGATCTTGACAATCTTCCGGAAAATCTCGGACCAAACATTATCCCCGCCTTAAAGCATTTTAATTTCATCAAATAATCGTTAGCGCTAAGACCCTTGACAGGGTCTTTTCTTTTCTGCGTCAAAAGAATATAATAAAGGATGTTATTAAAAAAACAACTATGAAAATTATCAACGAAATTATTAAACTGAAAACTGCAACTACTTTGGATTTTATTGACATTACCGACAAAATCCAGAAAAAAATAAAAGAAGCCGGAATTAAAAATGGAATAATCAATATCCAAAGCATGCACACGACTATGGCCGTTATTGTCAATGAAGCCGAACCGCTTCTGATTGAAGATATGAAAAAAATTCTGGAAAAATTAGCGCCGAGAACTTATCAATATATGCACGATAATTTTGAAATTCGAACTGTCAACATGTGCGACGGAGAATGCGCCAACGGACATGCGCATAACAAAGCTCTGCATCTCCCTACTTCTGCAATGATGAATATAATAAAAAACGGCCTTCAGCTCGGAACCTGGCAAAGAGTATTCGCCGTGGAACTGGACAGATCCCGTCCCCGCCAAATCGCGCTTCAGATTATTGGAGAATAGCTTATTTCCCCGCCAATTGTCCACAAGCCCCGGCGATTTCGGTCCCGAGGCTTTTTCTTATGGTCGCATTGATTTTATTTTGAAGAAGGTAATCTTTGAATTTCTCTATTTTATTTTTCGAAGATGATTTAAATTCTCCGAACGTTTCATTATATGAAATAAGATTAACGTGAAGAAGATAAGAGTTTCCAATCGACTTCAAATATTCCATCAATTTATCTGCGTCTTTGATTTCGTCATTCAGACCCTCAAACATAATATACTCGATAAAAACTTTCCTTTTGCTTTTTTTGAAATATTCCTGCAAATCTTTTTTGATATCTTCCAAATCATAGGATTTGTTCACCGGCATATATTGGCTGCGCATCTCATTATCCGCAAAGTGTAGCGAGATGGCTAGATTAACCTGCGGAAATTCAGCTAGATATTTTTCAATTCCTCCCTTGATTCCGACCGTAGAAATGGAAATGCTTCGCGAACCAAAATTAAATAATTTCGGATTAATCAAATCTTCCACACTTTTTTTCACTTCTTCCCAATTGAGAAATGGCTCCCCCATTCCCATATAAACGATGTTGGAAAAATTTCCATTAATTTTATTCTTTTTCAGATATTGTTTCCAAAACAGGATTTGATCGGTGATTTCTTCAGCTGTCAGATTTCTTTTGAATCCTCCTTTTCCGGTCGCGCAGAATTCGCATCTGAGCGAACATCCAACCTGCGAAGAGATACAAGCCGTCCAAGTATTTGGACGAGGCGAAAGTAAGACAGTTTCTATGTAATAAACGTTGTCATCCTGAGCCGCCTCGGCGAAGGATCCTGAACGATTATAATGAAAGCTTTTATTACCAATACTGGGATTCTTCGCGAGGCGCTCAGAATGACAATGAATTTTAAACAAAGCTTTCACCGATTTTCCATCTTTTGATTCTAAAACTTTCTCCACCTTAAAAGATAAAACATTCAACTTCTTATTCAACAATTCCCGTAAATCTTTCGAAATAGTGGAAATTTCCAAAAACGAATAAGCGCCATCCTCAAAGATAGCTTTCTTAATTTGCTCTAACCGAAATTTCGGCTGATTATTTTCTTTTAAGATTTTTTCTAGTTCATTCAAATCCATAATTTATTCCACCGTCACACTCTTCGCCAAATTTCTCGGTTTATCCACATCCAACCCTTTTTGCACTCCGACATAATAGGCAAAAAGTTGCAGTGGGATGACGGATAGCAATGGCGTTAGCATTTCAAGAGTTTTGGGAATATAGATTACATCGTCGGCTATTTTTTTAATAGCGTTATCTCCTTCTGTTGCAATAGCAATTATTTTTCCGCCTCGGGCTTTAATTTCTTGCATGCCGGAAATATTTTTTTCATATACGCTGTCTTTCGGAACAATGAAAATTGACGGAAAATTTTTATCAATCAGCGCAATCGGACCATGTTTCATTTCTCCGGACGGATAACCTTCTGCGTGAACATAAGCAATTTCTTTTATTTTTAGCGCGCCTTCCAGAGCAATCGGAAAATTATATTTCCTTCCTAAATATAAAAAATCTTGATATTTGGCATATTTTTTGGCAATTTTTTTGATATTTTTTGATTGTTTCAATATATTTTCAATCAGCCTTGGAATTTTTTTCATTTCCATCGCGATTCTTTTTCCAGTTACTAGCGACATATCGCGTTGCCGTCCCAAAAATAAAGTGAGGAGAGCCAGAATTGAAAGCTGGGAGGTAAATGCTTTAGTAGAAGCCACGCCAATTTCCGGACCAGCATGATTATATATTCCCGCGTCAGTTTCCCGGGCAATAGTTGATCCGACCGAATTTACAATCCCCAGCACCATCGCTCCTTTGTTCTTTGCTTCCCGAATTGCTGCCAGAGTATCGGCGGTTTCTCCCGACTGAGAAATCGCAATTACCGCGGTTTTTTCGTCGAGAAGAGTTTTGCGATAACGGAATTCGGATGCATATTCAACTTCCACCGAGATCCCTGCATATTCTTCCAGCATATATTCTCCAACAAGTCCTGCATGATACGATGTTCCGCAGCTAACTATTATTATCCTTTCGATTTCCCGAATTTTTTCTGAAACATCCCGAAGTCCGCCAAGCTTCACCATTCCTTCTTCAGCAATAATCCTTCCTCGAACTGCATCAGAAATAGCGTCAGGCTGCTGAAAAATTTCCTTAAGCATAAAATGATCAAACCCCTGCTTCTCTGCTTTTTCAACTGACCAATCCAATTTGGCAATATTTTTTTTCAGCAACTTATTTTTAAGATTGATGACCTCGTAATTTTCCGGTTCAATAATCGCCACTTCTCCGTCCTCCAAAAAAATTACTTGATTGGTATGGCGGACAATCGCCGAAACATCGGAAGCGACAACATATTCCTTTTCTCCAAGCCCCAATATCAATGGGCTTCCCAATTTCGCCGCAATAATTTTATTCGGTTCTTTTTTATTTATTATCGCAAGTCCATATGTTCCCTTAATCATTTTCAAAGTTTCCAAAACAGAACTTTTAAAATCCATTTTTTTGTTAAATTCTTCAATAAGATGGGCAATGGCCTCCGTGTCAGTTTCTGAAGAGAATTTGTGGCCTTTTTTAATAAGCTGTTCTTTCAGCTCCTGATAATTTTCCACAATGCCATTGTGGACTAAAAAAATATTTCCTTCACAATCCGAGTGCGGATGGGAATTTTTATCGCATGGTTTTCCGTGCGTTGCCCAGCGAGTATGCGCAATCCCCAATACTCCTTCAAAACTATTTCCATTAATTTTATTTTCGAGCTCTGACACTTTTCCCACAGCTTTAAGAGTTGTTATCTTTTTATCTTCAAAAACAGAAAGGCCGGCGCTATCATAGCCTCGATATTCAAGGCGTTTTAGCCCTTCTATCAAAATCGGAACTGCTTTTTGTTTTCCAATGTAACCGATAATTCCGCACATAGTCTCGATGTCATTCCGAGCGAGCGATAGCGAGTCGAGGAATCTAATTAGATCTTTCGACTCCGTATCGCGGCGATACTTCGCTCAAGATGACATAATTTATAAAATTCAAAAAATTATTATTATTCGGATTTAGTTTTACATAAAAGAGAAGACTATCATTAATATTAGCGCAACAATCATCGCCAATACCCCCAGCCAGCCGAAAAAACTTACCCAATGAGGATTAGTTTCTTCACCCATTATTTTTTTGTCATTTCCCACAATCATAATTGTGATAAGAAGCGGAACCGCAATCACGCCATTAATGAAAGCGGAATAATACAAAGCCTTGATTGGATTGATTCCCAAACAGCTTATCGCCAAGCCGAATAATATTGAAAAAGCAATCACCAGATAGAATCCCTTGGCCTTGGAAAATTTTAATTCTAATCCTTTATGCCATTTCATCACTTCCGAAAGCGCATAGGCTCCCGATCCGGCCAGAATCGGAACAGCCAAAAGCCCAGTTCCGATTATTCCCAGAGCGAATAATAAATACGCAGCATTTCCAGCAAAAGGTTCTAGCGCCAAAGCCGCCTGCTCAGCCGAACCGATATCGGTTATTCCATTTTTGAAAAGCACCTGCGCCGTTGTTAGAACGATAAAGAAAAACGCCACATTAGCAAAAATCATTCCTGTTTTCACATCAGTCCGCATTCTTCTTATCCTCCCATGCATCAGCCTATTTCGAAGAGTGGCCTTAATAAGTTTCCCCTCTTCCACTTCTTCTGAAGCCTGCCAAAAAAATAAATAAGGCGTAATTGAAGTTCCAAAAACCGCCACCACAGCAAAAATGTATTCTTTATTGAATTGTATCTGCGGGGTAATAATATCTTTCCAGATGAGAGTCCAGCTAGGATGAATTATTATTCCGGTAATAACATAGGCAAACAGCGACAAGGCCAGCCATTTCAAAACCTTCACATATAAATGATATTGGACAAAAATCTCGACCAGAATAATAAAGAATGCAAATAGGATTAGTCCTGCATAAAAATTTATTTTTGTCAGCATCGAAAGCGATGCCGCCATTGCACCCAGATCCGCTCCTATATTCACCACATTAGCAATAATCAAAAGTCCGACAATCGTTATTACGGTTTTTTGGGAATAATGTCTTCTAATGACTCCGGCCAGCCCTTTGTTGGTCACTACGCCGATACGCGCGCAGGCTTCCTGCACTGCCAGCATTATCGGCAAGAGCCAAGCCGCCATCCAAATAATGGCAAAACCAAATTTTGCCCCGACTGAAGAATAGGTTCCAATTCCCGAAGGATCATCATCGGAAGCTCCTGTGATAAGACCCGGGCCCAAAGCTCGCAAAAAAATTCTGGCTCTCTTATACGGATGCCTAATAATTTCCTTGGCTTTCAAAACTTCCGATTCAGCAATTCGCAGTGTTCCGTCAATCGCCTTGATTGCTCCCACTTCTCCCCAAATAATCAGTTTTTTGGCAATAATTAAAGGCACTCCGACTTCTTCGTGAAATTCTCCGATTGTATATAATTTTTCTTTTTTATTTTCCATTTTTTCTTTGCATTTCCGAAATTTAAACAGAGACGGGTTCTATTATCTCTAATATTTCGTTGAAACTTCTAACTTCAAAATCACAATAATTTGTTATTTCATCATCATATCTTCCCTCAGGTATTTTCAGAAGAAAAGTCACCATCCCCGGATATGATTTTTTTATGTCTTTTAAAAATTTTTCGCGATCATCTATGAAAATCAATCCTTCTCCCTTTTTTACTTTTTTGTTTTTCAATATTTTTTTTATTTCAACCGCTTTTGAAAAATCAACAACCGAAATCTTTTTAAAATATTTTGCAATCCCGGAATTATTTATTTTTTCCTTCTGAAATTTCCTGTCTCCGAAAGAAACGACATACAAGTCTTCGTTTTTTACCTCATCTAGAAATTCTATTCCGTCACTGAATATGTATTCCGATGTATCGCTAATAAGTTTTGCGAATTCTTTTTCTATTTTTCCTGTTTCAAATCCCTGAGCTTTTATTCTTTCGATTTGTTTGTAGGGATTATATTTTCTGACTATCTTCTCTCCCTTTTTAACTTCAAAATATCTGTAATATTTTTTAAATGTTTCTTCTGAAACTCCATTCTTTTCGAAAATGCTTCTGATGTCAGCAACGAATTGCTTAGTATTAAATAAAACATCGTCAAAATCAATAAAAATTATCATATGGCTGGTTTTGAAAATTCATAGTTATTTTATTATTTTCATCAAAGCTTTGGCCAATTTTTCACCGTCATGGCGGATAAAAGATCGGCTATCAGCAATAACGTCTTTCTTTATTTCTTTTATTTTCTTATTATCCAAAATATTGGCTAAAACGATTCTATAATCCCTATCTTTTTTATTTTTATTTAAAATCACCACGGATCCGGCTCCTTCTTTTTTTTCATATTTCTTTACTAATTTATCAGGCATTTTTTCTTTATTAAAAACAACAAAATCTATCTTCTTTTTTCCGATGTGATCATTTAATATTTTCACATATTTATCCAGATCAAATCCTTCATTTTGCCCTTTTTTATTTGTAAGATTGCAGTTCAAGATTATTTTGGATTTTGATTTTTCCACAGCTTCACCGATACCCTCCACCATAAAATTAGGCAGAATTGAACCGTAAAGATCTCCCGGACCGATTATAATGAAATCGGCTTTTTTTATCCTATCAATAGCTTTTTTGCAAGCTTTTGCTTTAGGTTTCAGAAAGATTTCTTTAATCCCAAACTTTCTTATTTCCTCATTGTGATCTAAATTATTTTCTCCAACAATAACCTTGCCGTTATTGATTTTTATATGGAGGCGCATATTTCCTTCGCTCACTGGAATAACTTCTCCTTTTATGTTTAAAATTTTTATGGCTTCCTCAACGCCTTTGGAAAAACTTTTATTCATTTTTTCCAGAGCCGAAAGAAAAAGATTCCCAAAACTGTGGCCACAAAGTCCCCCGTTTTCGAACCGATAATTCATAAGGTTTCTCAGCATTTCAGATGAATCGCAAAGAGCCACTAAACATTGACGAACATCTCCCGGAGGCAAAACCCCTAATTCATCCCGAAGCACTCCGGCTGAACCACCATCGTCCGCCATCGAAACAATCGCTGAAATATTCACCGGATATTTTTTAAGACCAGAGAGAAGCACAAAGCTTCCCGTCCCACCTCCAATAGTGACAATATTTTTCTTTCGCATACGAAAACTTATTTCAGAAACTTACGTGATATCCTTTCGGCCAATGTTAAATCTTCCGGACAAGTGATCTGATGCCAAGCCGAAGCTTTCACTACTTTTATTCTATGCTCTTTGGCCATTGATGCCATAGTTTGTGGAAGCCCATATTCGAAATCGCCCGGTTTTTTGGGAACTAATTTATATTTGAAAAAATCTTTATTTAAAACATATACCGCAGTGTTAGCCAATCGGTATTTTCTTGTTTTATGCGGTGCTTCTATGACTTCAACCATATCCCCGTTTTTATCAACCCTAATAACCCCAAACTGCCCGGGATTTTCGACTTCATAACCCAAAACCGCCAAGTCATATTTTATTAATTTTTCCAGATCTTTTTTGCCGTATAAATCATCACCCATCAGAACCAAAAATTTTCCCTTTATCAAATCTTTTGTCCTATAAACAGCCCCTCCTGTTCCGTTAAGTTTTTTCTGAACTACATATTTTATTTTTTTGTTCTTAAATTTACTGCCAAAATACTTCTTTATCATGTCACCATGATAGCCGATGACGAAAATTATTTCATCTATCTCGTCCGGCAAGATATCGAGCTTGTACTCAAGTATCGGCTTGCCACCAACCTCAAGCATTGTTTTATTATTATTTTCGGTAAGATGGTTCATCCTAGTTCCTTTCCCTGCGGCTAATATCACTGCTTGCATAAATTTAGATTACAATATTAATTAACTTTCCCTTTACGAAAATTA contains:
- a CDS encoding divalent metal cation transporter codes for the protein MENKKEKLYTIGEFHEEVGVPLIIAKKLIIWGEVGAIKAIDGTLRIAESEVLKAKEIIRHPYKRARIFLRALGPGLITGASDDDPSGIGTYSSVGAKFGFAIIWMAAWLLPIMLAVQEACARIGVVTNKGLAGVIRRHYSQKTVITIVGLLIIANVVNIGADLGAMAASLSMLTKINFYAGLILFAFFIILVEIFVQYHLYVKVLKWLALSLFAYVITGIIIHPSWTLIWKDIITPQIQFNKEYIFAVVAVFGTSITPYLFFWQASEEVEEGKLIKATLRNRLMHGRIRRMRTDVKTGMIFANVAFFFIVLTTAQVLFKNGITDIGSAEQAALALEPFAGNAAYLLFALGIIGTGLLAVPILAGSGAYALSEVMKWHKGLELKFSKAKGFYLVIAFSILFGLAISCLGINPIKALYYSAFINGVIAVPLLITIMIVGNDKKIMGEETNPHWVSFFGWLGVLAMIVALILMIVFSFM
- the glmS gene encoding glutamine--fructose-6-phosphate transaminase (isomerizing) encodes the protein MCGIIGYIGKQKAVPILIEGLKRLEYRGYDSAGLSVFEDKKITTLKAVGKVSELENKINGNSFEGVLGIAHTRWATHGKPCDKNSHPHSDCEGNIFLVHNGIVENYQELKEQLIKKGHKFSSETDTEAIAHLIEEFNKKMDFKSSVLETLKMIKGTYGLAIINKKEPNKIIAAKLGSPLILGLGEKEYVVASDVSAIVRHTNQVIFLEDGEVAIIEPENYEVINLKNKLLKKNIAKLDWSVEKAEKQGFDHFMLKEIFQQPDAISDAVRGRIIAEEGMVKLGGLRDVSEKIREIERIIIVSCGTSYHAGLVGEYMLEEYAGISVEVEYASEFRYRKTLLDEKTAVIAISQSGETADTLAAIREAKNKGAMVLGIVNSVGSTIARETDAGIYNHAGPEIGVASTKAFTSQLSILALLTLFLGRQRDMSLVTGKRIAMEMKKIPRLIENILKQSKNIKKIAKKYAKYQDFLYLGRKYNFPIALEGALKIKEIAYVHAEGYPSGEMKHGPIALIDKNFPSIFIVPKDSVYEKNISGMQEIKARGGKIIAIATEGDNAIKKIADDVIYIPKTLEMLTPLLSVIPLQLFAYYVGVQKGLDVDKPRNLAKSVTVE
- a CDS encoding ribose-phosphate pyrophosphokinase, producing the protein MDKLTILSGNGNSDLTQRICAYLGVKMCDAKIGRFKDGEVEVDIRESVRGQDVFLIQPTCPPVNENLVELLVLLDALKRASARRINLVMPYYGYARQDRKVVPRAPISAKLVADMIQVAGGNKLERLVASELHAGQIQGFFNIPVDHLYTKDVFLDHFSQFDGKRLVVISPDAGGIDRARAYAQRLHNADIAIVDKRREEANESKIMHIVGDVKDKIAIIIDDMIDTAGTTVQVAEAAEKYGALEIYAACTHALLSDNAVERINNSPIKELIVANTIPLGEKENALQRLRVLDTSHIFGDAIEKIHVEKSVSALF
- a CDS encoding secondary thiamine-phosphate synthase enzyme YjbQ; the protein is MKIINEIIKLKTATTLDFIDITDKIQKKIKEAGIKNGIINIQSMHTTMAVIVNEAEPLLIEDMKKILEKLAPRTYQYMHDNFEIRTVNMCDGECANGHAHNKALHLPTSAMMNIIKNGLQLGTWQRVFAVELDRSRPRQIALQIIGE
- the rlmN gene encoding 23S rRNA (adenine(2503)-C(2))-methyltransferase RlmN; the protein is MDLNELEKILKENNQPKFRLEQIKKAIFEDGAYSFLEISTISKDLRELLNKKLNVLSFKVEKVLESKDGKSVKALFKIHCHSERLAKNPSIGNKSFHYNRSGSFAEAAQDDNVYYIETVLLSPRPNTWTACISSQVGCSLRCEFCATGKGGFKRNLTAEEITDQILFWKQYLKKNKINGNFSNIVYMGMGEPFLNWEEVKKSVEDLINPKLFNFGSRSISISTVGIKGGIEKYLAEFPQVNLAISLHFADNEMRSQYMPVNKSYDLEDIKKDLQEYFKKSKRKVFIEYIMFEGLNDEIKDADKLMEYLKSIGNSYLLHVNLISYNETFGEFKSSSKNKIEKFKDYLLQNKINATIRKSLGTEIAGACGQLAGK
- a CDS encoding tRNA uridine(34) 5-carboxymethylaminomethyl modification radical SAM/GNAT enzyme Elp3 gives rise to the protein MLKNYEQFIKLAIKKLPNGSNGFQQLKKDICRKIGGFPPTNADLRDCYDKILKTKKIKRSEKLEKLLKSRGVRTDSGVAVIAVLTKSYPCPGKCLYCPTEKDMPKSYLSNEPAVMRAIKVGFDPYRQVQTRIKSLELNGHNTDKIELIVMGGTFSSLPINYQKKFICECFRACNEYPGRIMNHESRIKNLDKLLLKEQKKNEKAKHRIVGLTLETRPDYINEKEIVNFRNLGCTRVELGVQSIFDDVLLKNKRGHSAKATVEASKLLKDAGFKINYHIMPGLYGSNLKKDYLMFEELFSNPDFQPDMLKIYPTVVTGNSALYKIWKKRGYKPLTDKKFQEFILKVKKEIIPPYVRIARLVRDIPGTSIVAGPTISNIRQLIEKESVCQCIRCREVRASYEIKEKILLDRIDYDASDGKEIFLQYISPQSKKLFALLRLRITSTGFAIIREVHTYGKLAKINKRDKFSPQHIGLGKKLILEAEKIAKKEFSLNKIAVISGVGVRNYYRKLGYALKDTYMIKKL
- a CDS encoding NUDIX domain-containing protein; translation: MQKIIIASGPVIVENNKVLLDQHGDTNFWKFCGGRVENDWGLIETAHKRPKEELGIDIEILDENPFISYAVKENPEGKMDVILVHFLAKRIGEIKPGKDIREWNWFDLDNLPENLGPNIIPALKHFNFIK
- a CDS encoding gluconeogenesis factor YvcK family protein, translated to MRKKNIVTIGGGTGSFVLLSGLKKYPVNISAIVSMADDGGSAGVLRDELGVLPPGDVRQCLVALCDSSEMLRNLMNYRFENGGLCGHSFGNLFLSALEKMNKSFSKGVEEAIKILNIKGEVIPVSEGNMRLHIKINNGKVIVGENNLDHNEEIRKFGIKEIFLKPKAKACKKAIDRIKKADFIIIGPGDLYGSILPNFMVEGIGEAVEKSKSKIILNCNLTNKKGQNEGFDLDKYVKILNDHIGKKKIDFVVFNKEKMPDKLVKKYEKKEGAGSVVILNKNKKDRDYRIVLANILDNKKIKEIKKDVIADSRSFIRHDGEKLAKALMKIIK
- a CDS encoding HAD hydrolase-like protein gives rise to the protein MIIFIDFDDVLFNTKQFVADIRSIFEKNGVSEETFKKYYRYFEVKKGEKIVRKYNPYKQIERIKAQGFETGKIEKEFAKLISDTSEYIFSDGIEFLDEVKNEDLYVVSFGDRKFQKEKINNSGIAKYFKKISVVDFSKAVEIKKILKNKKVKKGEGLIFIDDREKFLKDIKKSYPGMVTFLLKIPEGRYDDEITNYCDFEVRSFNEILEIIEPVSV
- a CDS encoding sugar phosphate nucleotidyltransferase, coding for MQAVILAAGKGTRMNHLTENNNKTMLEVGGKPILEYKLDILPDEIDEIIFVIGYHGDMIKKYFGSKFKNKKIKYVVQKKLNGTGGAVYRTKDLIKGKFLVLMGDDLYGKKDLEKLIKYDLAVLGYEVENPGQFGVIRVDKNGDMVEVIEAPHKTRKYRLANTAVYVLNKDFFKYKLVPKKPGDFEYGLPQTMASMAKEHRIKVVKASAWHQITCPEDLTLAERISRKFLK